In Chroicocephalus ridibundus chromosome 2, bChrRid1.1, whole genome shotgun sequence, the DNA window cctgggattgccccgacccacatgcaggacattgcacttggccttgaacttcatgaggtttgcacaggcccacctctcaaacctgtccaggtccctctggatggcatctcttccctccagcgtgtcagccatgccacacagcttggtgttgttggcaagcTTGCTGAGGATTTGGGCATCTTTCTGTCCAGCTGAGCTCCCAGGGTCTGTGAGCAATGCAGGAGCTTATTTCCACCACTGCCAATTAGTATAAATTAGCCTGTGTGGAAATGATACCCTGCTGCTTTCTGATCCCAAGTGTTATTTGCTGGCCTGCGGAAAGGGTTGAAGAACGGCACAAATTAAGTGATGTACCAGAACCCAAACCTGCAGTCAGTGCTCCAAGGAGATGCAACTTGTGTGCTGAACTTAAGCTCCTCTGAAATAAGAGGGTCTCTCCACAAAGTGTCCAGTATGTGTACACTTAAATGTAGTGTTTGTGTCTTTAAACAGGGATTAAAGAAAACTGCTGCCAACTATATGTGTGAATTCATCGTTTGACTAttcacttttgttttaattttgtaggAGCTTTTTGTTCAGTATTTGGCTACATACTCCTACAAACATGGCAGAGGCAAGGAGAAGAACGCTCTGACTTACAGTGACCTGTCTCACACTGCAGAAGAGTGTGAGACCTTTCAGTTCCTTGCAGGTATCTATAGCGTGATGGTAAATCCAGTATGTaatttggaaaatgaaatcttGCTCTTGTTGAATTGTTTTGTAAGGACGCAGCTCTCCTGGTCATTAATCTGCTGTATAACATTCAACTGGAACTCATAAACTCCATCACTGAAAACACTTCTTTGTGAATGGGGATTTTTCTGGTGCTTCAAAATTATACAAGGCTAATTAGTTCTCAGCATATTGCCTCAAGCATTTCTTAAATTCCAGCAACTCCATCTGAAAGCTTTCAGCCTGTAAAACAAGATCGCTGCACATCTTTATGTGAGCAGTTATGTGGCCCCAAAATTACACATTTAAATCTGTAAGTCTTGTTTCTCAAAGCGATTCATCGTATggctctcctctccttttatgtatatatatttacacgCACGTGTGCATGCGTGCGGAGTTTTTACTGGTACTTGGATTTTTGTCGTAACACTTAGCCCAGAAAAGGTGTTGGCATAGGATATAGGTCGAGAATAAGATATTCCCTGCCCAGTCTTTCTCTGGGTTCCCTGTGGACGTACTTTCAGAGCGCCCAGTTCTGCTTTTTCTCAGGTCCATCAAATAAATAATGTACATGAGCAGATAGTAAAGACGGTTGCCAGTAATCAGTTGTGAAATATATTCCTTATCTCTGGTTACTTGTACCATAAGGGTGTAGTTCCCTTTTATTCTTACAGCTGTAAAGGTCAGGCTAACTTACATGGTTATTCACttaaataataatgtttttaacAAAGCCTCctttttacttcatttcattAGCGGTACGGATGCAATAGTATTAATGAGGCAATGTCAGTATTCAAACTAACTATAAAAGAAACAATTCTACCTTCCAGATATCTTACCAAAGAAGATCCTAGCTAGCAAATACCTCAAAATGCTTGAAAAGGAGAAGCGAGATGGAGAGGTGGGGGAAGGTGatgaagaggatgaggaggaagaggatgaagatGTAACTGTTGGTGAAGATGTTGGATCTTAAGATCAATGGAGAATTGCTTCATAGTTGACCCATTTTTTTGTTGTATAAAGGATGTTATTTTTGTGACTGAGAATCCAGATGCTGGatatatttatatactgagccatctgcttttgctttgtttaagAAGTTTAGAAATTGAACTTTATACTTGGTGAAGAGTGGAATTCTTCCCTCAGAAACATGGCGGGGTGAGAAGAGCCTCATGTAAATCCAAGAGCAGAACTTGCTCCGATGATTTAAAATGACTTCTTCAGACAATCATTATccaaatttaaaatttctttgggGCAGCTTTCAGTCCAAAAGCTCTTTCGCCCTCTGACTTAGAAGGGAGTCCTTCCCCAGTTTGCGTTTCTCCTCGGAGCGGAAGATGAGGTGAGGGGAGGTGTTTTACACAGTGTCTGCTgtcctcagccttctcctccttggccgggggggggccgccaGTAACCGATCAAACCCTCCCTTCGCTTCTCTGGAACGGTGCCAGGGCATCACCAGCGGACCAAGatcattaaccaaaaaaaaaagtctttataaaaACAGCTGCTTCTGTCATGCAGCCTAAACAGCCATGTGGGCACAGAGACAGGGTAGAGGATGAGATCCATTCCAAGAGCGAGTGTGGTCCTGCGGCTGTGGTGGTGAAAAGCACGCGCGTTAGATAACCGTGTAAATATGTACATCTAGAACCTTGTACTCTAACGAGCTCTGCTTCTGCAGGGTGGCCATGCTGTTCCACCAAAACGCACGGTGAAGTCTGTTAGACGTGAATTGTTGAGAATGAGCGACTCTTTTACCATGTGAGTGACAGAGctggatttttcatttgtttttgtttcggggtttgtttgttggggtttgtgttttttgtgttttttttttttactatagtaACCCTCCTGTGTAGAACTTTATatgcaactttttaaaataaatgttttgtatgAAAAGTGACAATTGACGCAGAGCCTTTCTGTAGTTCTTTCCAGCTTTGGGCACGTACGTGATGAGCGTGCAAGCCCAGCGTGCTGCTCACTCTTCATCTTTCCAGGAAGGAAGGCGGGACAAAGGGCTAAAAGTGTTGCGTTGAGAGGTCAGTAATACTAACTGGATCTCGTCTGCCGGGGGAGTGTTACCTGTGTTAACCAGCTGGTACACAACCAACGCTGGCACAGGGTCAGGGtcacgagagagagagagagagaagtgccCGAGATCTCTCTCCAGATGTGAAGAACACCTCAAGTAACAGGAACATTCCTACGGAACAAAACCTCCTGCTCCGAAAAGCTGGGCAGAAACCTGCCCTAAATCAGTCAGGAAGGGAGATGTCTCGAGCAGCACCCGAATTTGGCTGGCGCGGTGAAGAGTTACCAGGAAACTCTGTCTTCCCAGACAGGATAATTCTGGGCTTCTGGAAGCCCGGAAGACAGCTTCTCTTAGGTTGAAGACACAAATACAATAAGCTGCTACTGAAACACAAGGCTCCAGCAACTCCATCACCTCCTGCACTCCACGTTTTGATCCAACAATGTAAGAATTCGGGTTAGGCAGGTAAGATCAGAGACTGGCGGAGGTGTAAAGCTACTGAGCCACGTGAGAAACGCTCTTATTTTAAAAGACCAAAGTATGTTGCACCATAAAAAATTTTCCCAAAGTTACCATAAATCAAAATGGTATTGTATCGGGAACGCTGCAGCAAGTGCCGAGCGATGCTTTATTCCCTCGAGAAATTCCCAAGTGGGTACGCAGAGCTATACTATTGTTGAAAagggttggtttgctttttttttttaaaaaatattattagaagTGCATGGGGATCTGTGGGAAACAGGGCTGAATGCTCTCTTttgggggcgggtgggggggtgcCTGCAGTAGGGTATGTGAATTCTGCGGCATTGCTCAACTCGTGGTGGGTCGAGCACTCGccagcttttggggaaaaaataaggctATTTGTACCCTAGCACAAAATTGCATGGTAGTTCTGTGGTGTAAACAGGGGAGAGGGCAACGAGATACATCGTTTTGGGGGCCCATAAACCACTGGCCACCGTTCTAGCTGTGTTGGAGAGTCACAGAGGACCAGCCTGGTCCCAGAGCTGGCGTCTCCATGGGTCAGCTCACTGGTACGATGGCTGAGGCCAAGCGATACCCGCCCCGCAGTTACGTCACGTAGGTGACAACCCAGGATTGCAACGACCTCAAACAGCCCTGGCAAAGAGGTCTTTGGGCCGGGCATGTGTATTTTGAGGGAAAGACATCAGGGCTGCTAAGTTTTAGGGTGCTCATATTTATAGAAATCACAGTTCTGCTTCGTTTTAGACCTGGCGTTTTCCACCACCAGTTCTGTTTGGGTGGCCAACCCAAGTGTCCAGTATGCGGAATCCTCTGGAaagggttggtttggggtttttttcaggtcagtcctGGAGCCAGGTGTAGGTTATGAAGGACAAAATTGATGAAAGGTGCCAAAAGAGCCACCAGTATCTCCCACCATTCGGAATCTCCAGGGGGTGATCATTCCTGGATTTTTAGCACTTTGGTTCAGCTGCCAACTCGGGCTGGCGACGGATTGTTCCCACTGACGTTTGGTAGGTAACAGAGAAACTCTGCTTTTAGACAccctaaaagaaggaaaaaatgaaaaaaaaaataagtctcccGAGATGTTCATCAGTCACTGCTCTACACACTGGGACCTcctcagcctggggaggagagTGGCTCAGTGTGACCAGCCGACATGTCCAGGACAAAAACTGCCACCGTGATCCAGTCCCCGTGTGCCTGTGctgactgggagcactggtatCCTGGGACTGAAGACAAAATGCTTTTACTGGGATGTGACAGATCACGGCCAGTCCTCTGCGGGTCACCTGAAGGGGGAAAACCTGCTGCCGTGGTAAAAGGCCACCGCAGTTCTTGACTGTCAGCCACGTACCGGGGCCATGTTCACAGCTGGCAGAGGTGTCCCTGGTCACCAGTAGCCCACACCAGCAGAAGGCAACACTCCGTTGTCCTGTAGCTCAGCCTCTCCGACACCTGGGCTGGGCCGGACTGGCCACGGAGATGAGTTTGGAAGAAACGAAACTAATgaaaatatcaataaaataataaaaagtaaataataagtTACATCCAATAGATACAAAACcgtattgagctcccaggatgatgattcCATCacctgcaggcactgggaaagtcccagactggacccaatgacagatgggaactggattccagagctggattcAGGAGTgtacggatcgggatcaaaggcagaggaacacaTTGAGTCCTCCTCGGATGCCGGCTGTTGAAGAAAAGAgtctgacccctttgatccctcctcagcttttatactgagcatggggcagatgggatggaatactctCTTGGTCAGTTTTGGTCcttgtcctctcctccctgcaggtgggacccctctacgctcttctgcTTCCCACCTTCCAACGGGGCAAATACCAAGCGAGCTGGTCTGGCTTGTTCTAGCAGTGAGGGTAAGCAGGAGACTCTCCGCACGCCGCTCCTTGGCATAAAGTACAActaatcgtagaatggtttgggttggaagatcatctagttccatcttagagatcacccagttccaacccctatgtcccggggcagggacacctcccaccagaccaggctgctccaagccccatccagcctggccttgaacacctccagggatggggcagccacagcttctctgggcaacctgggccagtgtctcaccaccctcacagtcaagaatttcttcccaatatctaatctaaatctcccctcttccagtttgaagccattaacccttgtcctaccaccacatgcccttgtaaaagtccctccccatctttcctttaggtactggaaggggctctaaggtctccccggagccttctcttctccaggctgaacaagcccagctctctcagcctgtcctcgcagcagaggggctccagccctcggagcatcttcatggcctcctctggacccactccaccaggtccatgtccttcttgtgctgtgtCTGACTCTGGAACTGGATCGTTTGCCTGCCATCCACTAAACAACAGCTGAAACAactgggaaaacaagaaaaagcgcTTGTCTCGCACCTCTCCTTTTACAGCTCAgggtcttcttccccaccagcaccGAGGTCTCCACCACCGCTGAAGGTCTCAAGCATAGCTTGGGCCTCTGCAACCCCTCTGCTTTGCCATGACTTTGAAGGACCTTTTTCCCTCCAGCCAACCACCACGGCCTGGGCTGACACAGCCTCTTCCTACGCCCAAAGCAGGAACAGGAAGGTCCATGACAAAGGACAACCtttcttcaggtactggaaagctgccttCAGATCCTTATCTATCCACCCCTAGCACGGGAAACCTCACTATAAATGGCTAAATCTGGACAAAGGTACAGGCGTGGGACACGGGGCGCCGTGCTGGAAAGCGGCAGCTTCGCTCACGCCacacattgctttttctttctgtatttttcaaagttCGCAGTTGCGGATCTTGGCCTGTTTAAGGTGTTCAGGGATTTTAGACAGTGGAACACAGGCCAGGGGACGCTTTCCAACTAATCTATTATTACATCCATATTTctactcccccctccccaccccccccaaaataccAGCTTGCGAGATCCTTCCCCCCCCCGTCAAGGCTGCTCAAAGCAGATGAAGCTTCCCAAGCTtgcaaaaatgacaaaagaacGTTGGTTACTAAGTATAAATTACCATATTTCATCCCTCTTAGAAGTTTCCTGGGGGATGCTCAACATGTTCTGTCAATTAGTGAGGCCGCAACAACTCCAACACCCTCCGGGATTCATTCAGCCGGAGTCCTCCATGGGGACTGCGGAGCTGCCAAAATTCGCCACAGCCACCTCCGAGGCCTCGCATCTGCCAAAGCTCGTTGCCATCAAAACCAGTGCGTGGTATTTGTTTGCCCTCAAGAGCTTGACACGGAGCAAAACCACGCCCAACTCAACGTAGTATttcaaaaacaaggaaaaaaaaaaccaaaacaacaaagctCTGCCTGAAACGGCAGAGACGGCTGTGACTTTATTCCATGTTATTGAGTAAAACTAATGCGGGGCTGCAGGGTTGGGCTCCCACCAGGAGCTCCTCGGCGTACTTGCAAATCTTGATATCCCCTTCACTTGATGCTTCCTAGCAAACAACAAGTGCTGACTTTGGTTTTATTGAAAAATTGTCTGCTGTAGGTATTTCATAGAatcgtcgaggttggaagggacccttaagatcacgGAGTCCAACCACCTGCGTATTCACTCAAAGCAACAGAAGGCAGGATTTCAGGCAAGTGGTTTCCAACATACTGACCTTCCACGAATAATTTCACGATTAGAAGTGTAAGACGGTTAAAAGCAGCACACGTTGCCCCTGGAAATCTGGGCCCAGAGCGGGCAGGTGCCCACGGAAGCACCTGAAAAGCACCCAAGTGATTAATGCTACGGATGTGATGGGACCAGGAGACCTTTCCGTCTCTTGGGCAACAGAGATCATTCTCTTCCATCACAGCAAAAGCCGCCAGACCAGCACATTTAAATTCGGATTAACGATTTCACAGAGCAAAATTTGGTTTAGCGTAAGGATCTCTGCTGCGGTCTGATCTCCGATCTGCCCCTGGGACTTCTAACAACTCTTTCTGGAGCAATCCATAATTCTCGATTCGATTCTGACCTCTGGCAGCAAGAAAGACCCAGCAACGATGCTGCAAAGTAACTGCTATTTGTGTAGTACCCGGGGGCTGGAATCCATCCCGCTGGGTgctcatggcaaaaaaaaaaaaaaaaaaagaaaagaaaaagaaaaaaaaaaaagtcttaacaaTGCACAAGGAACAGCAGAAATTGGcagaattaaaagagaaaaagacgtCAAAGCCACACTTGTAAAGAtgaggaattttattttattgacatACTATGAGGCAAAACAAAATCGACACCATacaaaataactttataaaataTCATTCACATCATTATTTTGTCAGGAATTACAGCATTCGGAGCTTGTTACGAGTCTTACGTTTTGAGGTGAAAAACACTATGCTAAAATCTTTAGTATTAGTTGTATATGTACAGtaagaaaccaaaacagaaactGTTAGGTTTTTCATGAGTTTATTGCAAAAGTAGTGCAAACTATTTTACCTTACAAGCTGTAAAACAAACTTGGAAAAGGACCCACCTAAGCTTAAAAACATGACAATAAATGCTCAATTTCACAGCCTTTGAAGCTTCCTTCAACAGTTCTCAACAAAAATTCCCCAtctctgcacattttttttttagatttttatatattttttgatttttttttttttatggactcAGAAAGGAAGAAGTAGAGGATACACCTCCCCGAGCGAGCGGCCAGAGCAGGAGGGATCCTGCTCCGGCTCTTCCCGGAGCCGGCGTCGGGGCGACTGGGTGCAGAGCGTGGCCGAGCCCGCGTCCCCTCCCGCCGCTTCTCcatcaccccccaaaaaacattgACCAACACGGCAACTTTGGtcgctttggtttttttttttttcccctccgttaATAagctgcccacccccccacccccccccagcactcgTATTTGAGAAAAAAGTCAAGAAAGCAGCGGGAgcggaaaaaaacccataatagTGAAGAATAAGGAACATGTATTGTCTGTTTTAGAAATATAGTATCCTTTTCCTGAAGTCGACGTAAAGCGTATTTTCCTcacggtgtgtcccccccccacctcctcacGTACACGATGCCGGGCAAATCCCACCCCGAACGACGGCGCGAAACCAAGGACGGATACTACATCCTACGAGAGCGAGAGACAAACGACGGGCTAAGATGCTACCAGGGTCCCCCCCAAAGCAAAACAGGTAGCTAGTAAttctacttttgaaaaaaaaaaaaaaaaaaaaaataatgaaagcaaacaaatgctacatgaaaaaatgttaaaggaacaaaatgcagcatattcaggctttttttttttttttttg includes these proteins:
- the CHRAC1 gene encoding chromatin accessibility complex protein 1, producing MAARLSGGENRLVSLPLSRIRVIMKSSPEVSSINQDALFLTAKATELFVQYLATYSYKHGRGKEKNALTYSDLSHTAEECETFQFLADILPKKILASKYLKMLEKEKRDGEVGEGDEEDEEEEDEDVTVGEDVGS